From Cydia splendana chromosome 4, ilCydSple1.2, whole genome shotgun sequence, one genomic window encodes:
- the LOC134789793 gene encoding probable RNA helicase armi encodes MLSYVLSFFNNLFSKEPEEDDYSKESFLADQLLDIETLKEELKDDIEPESQEIPRNVACFQRTGLITYTGDNNYVLIDGSLYFDISNSNLTFSVNDKVLYLGYEDDNETIKVVRVLENYGPFWGDSMDIEEDKFKVIEHVIIGEVGYREERLVYLKDNDLKFSLDEVEATFIPMKGDWLELSCTVQYQDDKPADISAAQVLKVLSFKPLRSKVKSTVVTSWDRDSGTCDRQFFFNRQSVQNGSIPQVGAKVMVEAIESNQGACTWRVTKMMIIESSPVHQNNNDNNKSPEENITLELEKEKRISVTYPLVFENVDFHQSENMNLVITNNSDQSYFLNKWIMLSKRRDSQIEVKPFLTRPMKIYPGRTVSFTITCYPKLLGSSKECLIFMFNGFQVKRFININVVDNNMKHINNNAYVNDSGFKSEQEKIDGMKDVRRNKDRGFIPGVRPVRAPNFVPVRLGSFPIPDKMWAAVLGNSEQTVYGNDYDKILDRIEMALPCLCQELNITNYLDRWHTLLFMEEIQANICMRVYDMPKVYLIHCQEYLGIEIKGLCERRPSLIKGDRVIVKDTWRSTQFEGYIHVVRGDLVLIKFNPQFHETYSGSDVAVEFHFNRSTYRRAHQALNLAISNLGPDILFPSRLVTRPKQVSPHDIGNIKWFNKLLNPGQKAAVTNILLGECRPMPYCIYGPPGTGKTITVIETILQIISVIPDSRILVATPSNSAANLITERLIEYRDRFSGSMIRLIANYLLDSENLPDVIKPFCATLDIAREDTSKPNYQVRKDGVNLNCQTSFIGRHRVTIGTCFCIGSLAQMGLPRGHFTHVIVDEAGQATEPEIMIPLTFTDKENGQIILAGDPQQLGPVILSKYCTEFNMNESYLSRILETFPYQRDFEAYEDGFNKKLVTKLNYNYRSLEEVLKLPSEMFYDASLVPKMGRDEAWISNTINTVSEVFDSSERTEGGVYVYGIKGVNARAEDSPSWFNREEAAMVALMTCKLYKRNITPDDIGIITPYIAQTKYFRVLFESMGLPQPKIGTVEEFQGQERKIILISTVRSTEAYLVEDRKHALGFVQNPKRLNVALTRAQIAVILFCNPHLLCTDPLWGKVVRQAVKEDKYKGCDLPYDFETVNTDITV; translated from the exons TGAAAGAAGAATTAAAAGATGACATTGAACCAGAAAGTCAAGAAATTCCAAGGAATGTGGCTTGTTTTCAGAGAACAG GGTTAATAACATACACAGGTGACAACAACTATGTACTAATAGATGGGAGCCTCTACTTCGACATATCAAATTCAAACTTAACATTCAGTGTTAATGACAAGGTCCTATACCTAGGATATGAGGATGACAATGAAACAATTAAAGTGGTGAGAGTCCTAGAAAACTATGGACCATTCTGGGGTGATTCTATGGATATTGAAGAGGATAAGTTCAAAGTTATAGAGCATGTTATAATAGGGGAAGTTGGATATAGGGAGGAGAGACTGGTGTATTTGAAGGATAATGATCTCAAGTTTAGTCTTGACGAGGTGGAGGCGACTTTTATACCGATGAAGGGAGACTGGCTGGAGCTGAGTTGTACAGTGCAGTACCAGGATGATAAACCTGCTGATATCTCTGCTGCTCAG GTACTGAAGGTGCTTTCATTCAAGCCACTACGAAGTAAAGTAAAGAGCACAGTAGTCACCAGCTGGGACAGGGACTCTGGGACTTGTGACAGACAGTTCTTCTTCAACCGGCAGTCTGTGCAAAATGGGAGCATTCCACAAGTAGGAGCCAAG GTCATGGTGGAAGCAATAGAAAGCAATCAAGGAGCTTGCACATGGAGGGTAACGAAAATGATGATTATAGAAAGTAGCCCTGTCCATCAAAACAACAATGACAACAACAAGAGTCCCGAGGAAAACATAACACTTGAACTGGAAAAGGAAAAGAGAATCTCAGTAACATATCCTCTTGTATTTGAAAATGTTGACTTTCACCAAAGTGAAAATATGAATTTAGTGATCACAAACAACAGTGATCAAAGCTATTTTCTAAATAAGTGGATCATGCTTAGCAAGAGGAGGGATTCACAGATTGAAGTCAAACCCTTTCTCACTCGCCCAATGAAGATATATCCCGGACGCACGGTTTCGTTTACCATCACCTGCTACCCAAAGTTATTGGGAAGTAGCAAAGAATGCTTGATATTTATGTTCAACGGGTTTCAAGTAAAGAGATTTATTAATATCAATGTTGTTGACAACAATATGAAACACATTAACAACAATGCATATGTAAATGACTCTGGATTTAAGTCTGAACAAGAAAAGATTGATGGAATGAAGGATGTGAGGAGAAATAAGGATAGGGGTTTTATCCCCGGTGTGAGGCCAGTCAGAGCGCCAAATTTCGTGCCAGTTAGACTGGGATCTTTCCCAATACCTGACAAAATGTGGGCTGCTGTATTAGGAAACTCGGAGCAAACAGTGTATGGTAATGATTATGACAAGATATTGGACAGGATAGAAATGGCCTTGCCCTGTTTATGCCAAGAATTGAACATTACTAACTATCTCGACAGATGGCATACGTTGCTATTCATGGAGGAAATACAAGCGAATATTTGTATGAGAGTGTATGACATGCCTAAAGTGTACTTGATCCACTGTCAGGAATATTTGGGGATTGAAATAAAGGGGTTATGCGAAAGAAGACCCAGCTTGATAAAAGGTGATAGAGTGATTGTTAAAGATACTTGGAGGTCCACACAATTTGAAGGTTACATTCATGTAGTGAGAGGGGATTTGGTTTTAATCAAGTTCAATCCTCAGTTTCATGAGACTTATTCGGGGAGTGACGTTGCTGTAGAGTTCCACTTCAATAGATCTACTTACAGAAGGGCTCATCAAGCACTCAATTTAGCTATTTCAAATCTCGGCCCTGACATACTATTTCCATCGCGTCTTGTGACTCGCCCGAAGCAGGTATCACCTCATGACATAGGCAACATAAAATGGTTTAACAAACTCCTTAATCCCGGTCAAAAAGCTGCAGTCACAAATATTCTTTTAGGAGAATGTCGTCCCATGCCATACTGCATTTATGGACCTCCTGGAACAGGTAAAACAATCACTGTGATTGAAACGATTCTACAAATAATCTCTGTAATACCGGATAGCAGAATTCTAGTTGCGACGCCATCAAATAGTGCAGCTAATCTGATCACTGAAAGGCTGATTGAATACAGAGATCGTTTCTCTGGCTCCATGATTCGACTCATAGCCAATTATCTACTTGATTCTGAAAACTTACCTGATGTTATAAAGCCCTTTTGCGCTACGTTGGACATAGCCAGAGAAGACACCTCTAAGCCAAACTATCAAGTCAGGAAAGATGGAGTGAACCTGAATTGTCAGACATCTTTCATCGGAAGACATCGTGTAACTATCGGCACTTGTTTCTGCATTGGGTCGCTGGCACAGATGGGGTTACCGCGCGGTCATTTTACACATGTCATCGTTGACGAAGCAGGACAAGCAACTGAGCCAGAAATTATGATACCCCTTACTTTTACAGACAAAGAAAACGGCCAAATCATTCTTGCTGGTGACCCACAACAGCTGGGGCCTGTGATATTATCGAAATACTGCACGGAATTTAACATGAATGAGTCTTATCTGTCTCGGATTTTGGAGACTTTCCCATACCAAAGAGATTTCGAAGCTTATGAGGATGGGTTTAATAAGAAGCTGGTTACCAAATTGAACTACAACTATAGATCTTTAGAAGAAGTCTTAAAACTGCCGAGTGAGATGTTTTATGACGCCTCTCTCGTGCCTAAGATGGGCAGAGACGAAGCATGGATCTCCAATACCATAAACACTGTTTCGGAAGTTTTCGACTCATCAGAGAGAACCGAAGGGGGTGTATACGTATACGGCATTAAAGGAGTGAACGCTAGGGCAGAAGATAGCCCTTCGTGGTTCAATCGGGAAGAGGCCGCCATGGTGGCTCTGATGACATGCAAACTTTACAAGAGGAATATCACACCTGATGATATTGGAATTATCACACCTTATATAGCCCAG ACAAAATACTTTCGAGTTCTTTTCGAGTCTATGGGACTACCTCAACCAAAAATTGGAACTGTTGAAGAATTTCAGGGGCAAGAGAGGAAAATCATTCTTATATCAACAGTAAGGTCGACCGAGGCTTATTTAGTAGAAGACCGAAAACATGCGCTTGGTTTTGTCCAAAATCCTAAACGCCTGAATGTGGCTTTGACCAGAGCCCAAATTGCCGTCATTCTTTTTTGCAATCCTCATCTGTTGTGTACAGATCCACTATGGGGCAAAGTTGTCAGACAAGCAGTAAAAGAAGACAAATATAAGGGATGTGATTTACCTTACGACTTTGAGACTGTAAATACAGATATTACTGTCTAA